The Artemia franciscana chromosome 18, ASM3288406v1, whole genome shotgun sequence genome includes a window with the following:
- the LOC136038873 gene encoding neutral amino acid uniporter 4-like isoform X2, which yields MRPEEELTEPLIEYDKLRESALDMKKHESNSGQSSNSSDESCLLLDPHKPTHPTSNLDTLIHLLKGNIGTGILAMPDALKNAGLVLGTVALPILGLITTHCMHMLIDTAQLLRERFNTGPLGYADVVEAAFQAGPAPLKRFSTFARRILNIFLCITQLGFCCVYFVFVGTSNKQVCDRYLIDIDLHWHMAILLLPMIFLNLVRKLKYLAPISLFANFLQFGALAVIFVYLVKDLPDVSERKSFASWSTLPLYFGTAIYAFEGIGMVLPLQNNMKSPSDFGGCSGVLNTGMVIVTCLYTAVGFFGYLRYGDEVMGSITLNLPSGDLLAESVKLIMAAAIFLSYPLQLYVPVDLIWPQFKRRFDDESAEKFAELSLRTSLVILTFVFAMSIPNIGLFISLVGAVSSSFLALIFPPIVETLANWPSGGRFYWKFFKNFIILIFGIIGFLTGTYASLVAIRDHFRAT from the exons GCTAAGAGAATCAGCTCTAGACATGAAAAAACACGAATCAAACTCAGGACAAAGTTCTAACTCTTCCGATGAATCATGCCTTCTACTAGATCCTCACAAGCCTACTCATCCTACTTC GAATTTGGACACTTTGATTCACCTACTTAAAGGAAACATTGGGACAGGAATTTTAGCAATGCCTGATGCTCTGAAAAATGCAGGTCTAGTTCTTGGAACTGTAGCCCTGCCGATTCTTGGATTAATAACCACCCACTGTATGCACATGCTG ATTGATACGGCACAACTCTTACGCGAGAGATTCAATACCGGTCCGCTTGGTTATGCTGATGTTGTCGAAGCGGCATTTCAAGCTGGACCAGCTCCCTTAAAACGATTTTCAACTTTTGCTAG gAGAATATTGAACATATTCCTTTGCATAACTCAATTAGGATTCTGTTGTGTGTATTTTGTGTTCGTCGGAACAAGTAATAAACAG GTGTGCGATCGTTACTTAATTGACATAGATTTGCATTGGCACATGGCAATTTTACTTCTTCCAATGATCTTTCTGAATCTAGTCaggaaattgaaatatttggcCCCAATATCTCTGTTTGCAAATTTTCTGCAATTTGGTGCATTGGCtgttatatttgtatatttggtCAAAGATCTACCAGACGTTTCGGAACGTAAATCGTTTGCTTCTTGGTCAACACTTCCACTGTATTTTGGTACAGCTATTTATGCTTTCGAAGGTATTGGCATG gttttgcCACTTCAAAACAATATGAAAAGCCCCAGTGACTTTGGAGGATGTAGTGGAGTGTTAAATACGGGCATGGTAATAGTGACATGTCTCTACACTGCCGTTGGATTTTTTGGTTATCTTCGATACGGAGATGAGGTTATGGGTAGTATAACTCTAAATCTGCCATCGGGAGACCT aCTAGCGGAATCTGTGAAGTTGATAATGGCTGCGGCAATTTTCCTTAGCTATCCACTTCAACTGTATGTTCCGGTGGATTTGATATGGCCCCAATTTAAACGAAGATTTGATGATGAATCTGCCGAAAAGTTTGCGGAACTTTCTCTCCGGACATCCCTTGTTATACTTACTT TTGTCTTTGCAATGTCCATTCCAAATATTGGATTATTCATTTCGCTTGTTGGTGCTGTCAGCAGCTCATTTCTGGCTCTCATTTTCCCGCCAATCGTGGAGACACTTGCAAATTGGCCATCTGGCGGAcgattttattggaaattttttaaaaactttatcattttaatttttggtattaTTGGCTTTTTAACTGGGACGTATGCTAGTTTAGTCGCTATTAGGGACCATTTTCGCGCAACTTAG
- the LOC136038873 gene encoding proton-coupled amino acid transporter-like protein CG1139 isoform X1, with protein sequence MRPEEELTEPLIEYDNLVDLKLRESALDMKKHESNSGQSSNSSDESCLLLDPHKPTHPTSNLDTLIHLLKGNIGTGILAMPDALKNAGLVLGTVALPILGLITTHCMHMLIDTAQLLRERFNTGPLGYADVVEAAFQAGPAPLKRFSTFARRILNIFLCITQLGFCCVYFVFVGTSNKQVCDRYLIDIDLHWHMAILLLPMIFLNLVRKLKYLAPISLFANFLQFGALAVIFVYLVKDLPDVSERKSFASWSTLPLYFGTAIYAFEGIGMVLPLQNNMKSPSDFGGCSGVLNTGMVIVTCLYTAVGFFGYLRYGDEVMGSITLNLPSGDLLAESVKLIMAAAIFLSYPLQLYVPVDLIWPQFKRRFDDESAEKFAELSLRTSLVILTFVFAMSIPNIGLFISLVGAVSSSFLALIFPPIVETLANWPSGGRFYWKFFKNFIILIFGIIGFLTGTYASLVAIRDHFRAT encoded by the exons GCTAAGAGAATCAGCTCTAGACATGAAAAAACACGAATCAAACTCAGGACAAAGTTCTAACTCTTCCGATGAATCATGCCTTCTACTAGATCCTCACAAGCCTACTCATCCTACTTC GAATTTGGACACTTTGATTCACCTACTTAAAGGAAACATTGGGACAGGAATTTTAGCAATGCCTGATGCTCTGAAAAATGCAGGTCTAGTTCTTGGAACTGTAGCCCTGCCGATTCTTGGATTAATAACCACCCACTGTATGCACATGCTG ATTGATACGGCACAACTCTTACGCGAGAGATTCAATACCGGTCCGCTTGGTTATGCTGATGTTGTCGAAGCGGCATTTCAAGCTGGACCAGCTCCCTTAAAACGATTTTCAACTTTTGCTAG gAGAATATTGAACATATTCCTTTGCATAACTCAATTAGGATTCTGTTGTGTGTATTTTGTGTTCGTCGGAACAAGTAATAAACAG GTGTGCGATCGTTACTTAATTGACATAGATTTGCATTGGCACATGGCAATTTTACTTCTTCCAATGATCTTTCTGAATCTAGTCaggaaattgaaatatttggcCCCAATATCTCTGTTTGCAAATTTTCTGCAATTTGGTGCATTGGCtgttatatttgtatatttggtCAAAGATCTACCAGACGTTTCGGAACGTAAATCGTTTGCTTCTTGGTCAACACTTCCACTGTATTTTGGTACAGCTATTTATGCTTTCGAAGGTATTGGCATG gttttgcCACTTCAAAACAATATGAAAAGCCCCAGTGACTTTGGAGGATGTAGTGGAGTGTTAAATACGGGCATGGTAATAGTGACATGTCTCTACACTGCCGTTGGATTTTTTGGTTATCTTCGATACGGAGATGAGGTTATGGGTAGTATAACTCTAAATCTGCCATCGGGAGACCT aCTAGCGGAATCTGTGAAGTTGATAATGGCTGCGGCAATTTTCCTTAGCTATCCACTTCAACTGTATGTTCCGGTGGATTTGATATGGCCCCAATTTAAACGAAGATTTGATGATGAATCTGCCGAAAAGTTTGCGGAACTTTCTCTCCGGACATCCCTTGTTATACTTACTT TTGTCTTTGCAATGTCCATTCCAAATATTGGATTATTCATTTCGCTTGTTGGTGCTGTCAGCAGCTCATTTCTGGCTCTCATTTTCCCGCCAATCGTGGAGACACTTGCAAATTGGCCATCTGGCGGAcgattttattggaaattttttaaaaactttatcattttaatttttggtattaTTGGCTTTTTAACTGGGACGTATGCTAGTTTAGTCGCTATTAGGGACCATTTTCGCGCAACTTAG